Sequence from the Streptomyces sp. R33 genome:
ATCTGCTTGACCGTGAACTCGGTGCCCGGTGGCAGGCGTCCCGCGAGCACCTCGTCACGCAGCGCGTCCGCGATCTGCTGGCGAAGTGTGTTGCGGGTGACAGCTCCGCTGCCTGGCATAGGGGTCCGTCTCCTTAAGTGAACTTCGGACACCTTAGGCCAGGCAGCGCGGCTGAAACCGATCGAACGCGGACCGTTCGCGGACCGTTGGCGGACCGTTGCCGGTCAGCTGCCTCCGCTCACGCGGACGTGGTGTGCCGGTCCGCGACCGTCAGTGCCTCGTCCAGCAGGGCCAGGCCCTCCTTGGCCTCGGCCTCCGTGATGGTGCACGGCGGGACGACGTGCGTCCGGTTCATGTTCACGAAGGGCCACAGGCCGGAGGCCTTGCAGGCCGCCGCGAATTCGGCCATCGGCGCGTTGTCGGCGCCCGCCGCGTTGTACGGGACGAGCGGCTCGCGCGTCTCCTTGTCCCGTACGAGCTCCAGGGCCCAGAACGCGCCCAGGCCGCGGACCTCCCCGACCGACGGGTGCCGCTCGGCGATCTCGGCGAGCGCCGGCCCGATCACGTTCTCGCCGAGGTGCGCGGCGTGCTCGACGACGCCCTCCTCCTCCATGGCGTTGATCGTCGCCACGGCGGCCGCGCAGGCCAGGGGGTGGCCGGAGTACGTCAGACCGCCCGGGTACGGGCGCGTGGCGAACGTCTCGGCGATGGCGCCGGAGATGGCGACGCCGCCGAGCGGCACGTACCCGCTGTTCACGCCCTTGGCGAAGGTGATCAGGTCGGGGATGACGTCCCAGTGCTGGGCGGCGAACCACTTGCCGGTCCGGCCGAAGCCGGACATGACCTCGTCGAGGATGAAGACGATGCCGTGGCGGTCGCAGAGCTCGCGCACGCCCGCGAGGTAGCCGGCGGGCGGGGTCATGATCCCGGCGGTGCCGGGCACGCTCTCCAGGATGATCGCGGCGATGGTCGCCGGCCCCTCGAAGGCGATGGTGTCGGCGAGGTGCGCGAGGGCCCGCTCGCACTCCTCGGCCTCGGTGGCGGCGTGGAACGGCGAGCGGTAGAGGAACGGGCCCCAGAAGTGCACGACCCCGGCGGCGGCCGTGTCGGAGGGCCAGCGGCGCGGGTCGCCGGTCAGGTTGATCGCCGCGGCGGTGGCCCCGTGGTAGGAGCGGTACGTGGAGAGCACCTTCTGGCGGCCGGTGTGCAGCCGGGCCATCCGTACGGCGTTCTCGACGGCCTCGGCGCCGCCGTTGGTGAAGAAGACCTTGTCCAGGTCGCCC
This genomic interval carries:
- a CDS encoding aspartate aminotransferase family protein — translated: MTPHVASDASGTSRADGAAVKAADRAHVFHSWSAQALIDPLAVAGAEGSYFWDYEGNRFLDFSSQLVNTNIGHQHPKVVAAIQEQAARLCTLAPGFAVDVRSEAARLIAERTPGDLDKVFFTNGGAEAVENAVRMARLHTGRQKVLSTYRSYHGATAAAINLTGDPRRWPSDTAAAGVVHFWGPFLYRSPFHAATEAEECERALAHLADTIAFEGPATIAAIILESVPGTAGIMTPPAGYLAGVRELCDRHGIVFILDEVMSGFGRTGKWFAAQHWDVIPDLITFAKGVNSGYVPLGGVAISGAIAETFATRPYPGGLTYSGHPLACAAAVATINAMEEEGVVEHAAHLGENVIGPALAEIAERHPSVGEVRGLGAFWALELVRDKETREPLVPYNAAGADNAPMAEFAAACKASGLWPFVNMNRTHVVPPCTITEAEAKEGLALLDEALTVADRHTTSA